From the Vanessa cardui chromosome 18, ilVanCard2.1, whole genome shotgun sequence genome, one window contains:
- the LOC124537571 gene encoding uncharacterized protein C1orf112 homolog — protein MDDSQSSDIFSENSISLQNVTINAESYDLLLNKIKNSTIGSASQRNQLPECFNLILNDCNSLIFQGIELILSLLEESAVPIDKVINYIDDGACTLQILSNFIKNVIETTAVTCCTMKTFPTCTGNIISLVFSHCKDSECIYGRYLHDVEKKLKDLFRNCHELQLTYLMALGKNFLFDLSEQEEQEILLETLDINLKIGEVVQALDVKTMAEQWKAYVMICEKYSNFLLDKSIYNNCTKLLASTIQDNIRSALQVTEDKIVMRSLKVANFSLKILLKISSIFKGAICVNYQHILDLLQHISLCNSNYHELTFNKSPGFSKLMYTNLTAPTDALINQLVNEEKFIKLVLSTNIKDENILAYILFRISIMKALLKTSDVSGTKYKLIECVLFILPKCHVCFNMGLKFNSIMNENNKSYGLYEYLLIHTLAIAACITRQEYIKLEKRFYEAIMGFDYYTAVFCSNVWISLCRMNNSQLQINTLQNLLKIYQKLETNGSFATSPQQVNLNYTIELFFQALKYPEKLLIYKHFSIQDKRNIGIWFALKIRNLPENLEINAERLVIEKLIKVHDESSNNNASYDNLVVVSYLVHISHMYFFQIKYMKLASTCSFVECYLKLEDLIVMCWSRCCPDCSSIVLQNHPKVFRYMECLTYLTESYVQNFENNTSLIKIINVMSSIMLKGNPDLIVLILKTFCKLLCQCEDEDDSAMNLLINTLQSITKDSYVQNCLFSMMTSHEDINNLFTPILNKHPSLTDLKQHFVEYKTRFQNNIDRKELLEIVSENIFVHKCINDNNADLKVDAIKTSSNFDIDIDSLFEESEPASKKAKIDIDIENLVSNIENNVSQLSQAKENILNDHKNRIKNVCDNLRNIIS, from the exons ATGGATGACTCCCAAAGTTCTGATATTTTTTCAGAAAATAGTATCAGCTTACAGAATGTTACT ATTAATGCAGAATCGTACGATTTGcttctgaataaaataaagaattctACTATTGGGAGTGCCAGCCAAAGGAACCAGCTTCCTGAAtgcttcaatttaattttaaatgactgcaatagtttaatatttcag GgtattgaactaattttgtcaTTACTAGAAGAGTCGGCAGTGCCAATTGATAAAGTCATCAATTATATAGACGATGGTGCATGTACATTACAAATattgtcaaattttattaagaatgtTATTGAGACTACCGCGGTGACATGCTGTACCATGAAAACATTCCCAACCTGTAcaggaaatattatttctttagtcTTCTCACATTGTAAGGATAG TGAATGTATCTATGGCAGATATTTGCATGATGTggagaaaaaattaaaagacttATTTAGAAATTGCCACGAACTACAGCTTACGTATTTAATGGCATTGGGAAAGaactttttatttgatttatctgAACAGGAGGAGCAGGAAATTCTTCTTGAAA CATTGGATATTAATTTGAAGATTGGTGAAGTTGTACAAGCACTGGACGTTAAAACGATGGCCGAGCAATGGAAAGCGTATGTCATGATTTGtgaaaaatattctaattttttattagataaaagtATATACAATAACTGTACCAAACTCCTAGCTTCCACAATTCAGGATAATATTAGAAGTGCCCTGCAG GTAACAGAAGATAAAATTGTTATGAGATCATTAAAAGTTGCTAATTTTTCTCTAAAAATTTTGCTTAAGATATCCTCAATTTTCAAAGGTGCTATTTGTGTAAATTATCAACATATTCTGGATTTACTTCAACACATAAGTCT atgtaATAGTAATTACCATGAATTAACATTCAATAAATCACCTGGATTTTCAAAACTCATGTATACAAATCTAACAGCACCCACAGATGCTTTGATCAATCAACTTGTGAATGaggaaaaatttataaaa TTGGTGCTCTCAACAAATATTAAGGATGAAAATATCTTAGCTTATATTCTGTTTAGGATATCAATCATGAAGGCTTTATTGAAAACCAGTGACGTCAGTGGAACAAAATACAAACTGATTGAGTGTGTGTTGTTTATTCTACCAAAAT gtCATGTGTGTTTCAACATGGGTCTGAAATTCAATTCCATAATGAATGAAAACAACAAATCCTATGgcctttatgaatatttattgattcaCACGCTAGCCATAGCAGCGTGTATCACTCGccaagaatatattaaattggaaAAAAGGTTCTATGAAGCGATTATGGGTTTCGATTATTACACGGCTGTGTTTTGTTCAAATGTCTGGATTTCATTGTGCAG GATGAATAATtctcaattacaaataaatactttgcaaaatttattaaaaatatatcaaaaactgGAAACGAATGGATCGTTTGCAACATCACCTCaacaagttaatttaaattatacaatagaattattttttcaagCCCTAAAATATCCGGAAAAGCTGTTAATTTATAAGCATTTTAGTATCCAAGATAAAAGGAATATTGGTATTTGGTTcgcattaaaaataagaaatttaccCGAGAATCTCGAAATAAACGCAGAGAGATTAGTGATTGAAAAATTGATAAAAGTTCATGATGAATCGTCAAATAATAATGCGTCCTATGACAATTTGGTAG ttgtgtcgtacttggTGCATATTtctcatatgtatttttttcagattaaatatatgaaactgGCGTCCACTTGTTCATTTGTTGAATGTTACTTGAAATTGGAGGATTTGATAGTCATGTGTTGGAGTCGATGTTGTCCTGACTGTAGTAGTATAGTTCTTCAAAATCACCCCAAAGTGTTCCGGTACATGGAATGTTTAACTTACTTAACTGAAAGTTATGTGCAAAATTTTGAGAACAACACAAGTCTAATTAAG ataataaatgttatgtcaAGTATTATGCTCAAGGGAAATCCTGATCTCATAGTACTTATATTGAAAACGTTTTGCAAGTTACTCTGTCAATGTGAAGACGAAGATGATTCGGCGATGAATCTTTTAATAAACACGTTACAGTCTATAACTAAGGACAGTTATGTTCAGAACTGTTTGTTCAGCATGATGACGTCACACGAAGAcatcaataatttattcacacctattttaaacaaacatcCTTCGTTAACAGATTTGAAGCAACACTTTGTGGAATACAAAACAAGGTTTCAGAATAACATTGACAGAAAGGAGCTACTTGAAATTGTATCAGAAAATATATTCGTACATAAATGTATTAACGATAACAATGCTGATTTAAAAGTGGATGCAATTAAAACGAGCAGTAATTTCGATATTGACATTGATTCATTGTTCGAAGAAAGCGAGCCGGCCAGTAAAAAAGCAAAGATCGATATCGATATTGAGAATCTCGTAtcaaacatagaaaataatgtGTCACAGCTCTCTCAGGCTAAGGAGAATATTCTAAACGATCACAAGAATCGAATCAAAAATGTGTGTGATAATCTGAGAAATATAATTTCctaa